The Danaus plexippus chromosome 24, MEX_DaPlex, whole genome shotgun sequence DNA window AACACACCAAAAGCGTAAACATCGACTCCCGAGTGGTAGTTCCCAGCCAATAGTTCAGGCGCCATGTGTACTGGGGTTCCAACCACAGAGCCCGATAACAACGCGCCCGCTGTACAGAAACCTAGATCGGACAACGCCGCGCGGCAACACGAGTCTAACAGAACGTTCTTCAGTTTAACGTCCCGGTGAACTAAACCTAGCGAGTGTAGGTAACGGATCCCTGaaaatttaaccaaaaatgtttaaaatcaaatttatcaaattaatatattgatggtatataatatttgcaacCTTCATAATTGTTTGCTCTTTGTAATAAGGTTAGTTTGAAAAATGTTCGTTTATAcgtaatacaaatattcatagtttaaaattactttgatcaCTACCTTAAGTTctacacattaaattaatacatctaTCAGTGAAAACAGAACAATATACATCTAAATAAATCTACTtactaaaaatacttttttgcaGAAAAAATCATCGCAAAGTCAAATGATATGTCGTAAAGTAAATAGacttaatgtttattgaaaaatacctTCAACGATATCACAGGCTATCCTCATCCTGGTATCAAACGGCAGGCCGTGTCTGACCGCGGCGTGGAGATCTCTGGTGAACCTTTGAGAGACGAGCAACACACACGGGGAAGTCCCGCGCTGAACCAACGACCCGAGCAGACGAACAATACGCGGATGTGCTGGTATAGACCTGCGACCAAGTACATCACTAAACTTACCACACGCTCGTACACCACGACGTTTCCAATCCATCTATAGTAAACCTACATTGATATTCTATGAGATCATAAACGCAAAACTATGTATGCAGAGTGACACGATGACACGCGGTGGAAGTGATAATTACGTCAATACTTACACAATATGTAAATactataaagaatatttttattaagcgACGGTCACACAACCGAAAAAAATCTGTATACAAAGGCAGAGAATTCAGTCCCAGTATAAAATCCTTAAGGATTTTATATATgagaagtaatataaaatcctaGAGGATTTTAGTGCGTCAGCGTCCAGACCGGATATTTTCCTTGTCAGACCAACTTCCCCAAAGACcgtgccatcaaggtcaataatattccgagctcactaacgaccTCACTAGGAACAATTCCTGATATGACATTCATAATTTCCACAAGAGGTTATTAGTGAGACCATGTGTCGCACCTGGTATAGAAGAACTCCATAGCGAGTTCTCGGTAGTGCCTCGTGTCGGCCGGGAGAACCGACTTCACGGCGGCCGGACTGTGACCCGCCCAGGACCCTCTCACGGAGTACACTACGCCGTATTGACCGCGACCTGCAACAAATGTAAACACTATATGTTAAGTATTTCCATATAGAGCAAACTTTAAAGACCTGAACTTTATTCATTTCTCTGCTTTATAATCGTAGGACTTAACTTGTGTGTATTTACAACTTTTCTCTTAGCTTATGTATATGATACAACCTATCTCGCCTGGAGACGATCTGATATTTGGGCTAGCTAtagcataaaataaatctttgatTCTCGTTtcgaataaaattgaaatagttcccaaaaaaaatgcaatgtctgccagcgccatctatcgccAGTGACATGATATCACTGACTATAACTGTTACGTCGTAGTTCAGCGAGAACTGCACATAActcagaaataatttataggcCATATTATATTGTGAAGTGTAaactacattaatttaaagtttcatgaatatttatttaacagttttATCGTTAAGGAGCAACAATCAGCCCCACCGACTTTCGCATTGATAATACTAGTACAGTTACCGATCTCTCTGCCCAGCTCCGGCATCCCATACATCAGCAGGTCGCACATCGACGTGCTCTCCAGACACAAGCGAGCGAACGATGGAGCGAACCTAAAACAGCAAAAAACGCTTAAAATccgttcaatataaatatatatattatatgaatacgtattattatatattacatgtatatatatatatgtatgtatttgagTACATAATTTGTAGGCTAacttgtgttttaaaaatgtaaacagcATCAAAAggcaaaaaaacatattaaaaaaatgattcacTGATCTGaaagaaaatagaaatagaaaaggctaaaaaaatattcaaaaatgtataacgACTAAATATTGActcgcaaaaaaaataatagtgacAATACAAACATCCGCCTCGAAGTAACCAGTACGTGTAATGAGTGaatgttttctattatttgttaagaatTTTGAGTTACGTCATCTCAAGGCCGAGCTATTCAACTACCGCCTTTCTTTGACAATCTAATGACATTAAGTATAACTTTGTTGTCTCGATATACAGAAAATTGCTTATGAAAGCCGATGGTTaaggaatttaatttgatagaaagttaaaattttagaagtgTTGCTTCAGACCTTAaagttaagataaaattatatgaacaaattaaagaaattgtcTCGCAAATACAACTGTAACTTACTTCTTTCGTATAGCAAGTTTGACGTCCTCGGTGTGATGCAAGCGACTTGCCAGCGCTGTCTCCAGCGAATTCAGCGCTGACTGGTACCGCTCGTGGGCTACGCTCAGTCTCTCTAATATCtatcagaaaaatatagataaactTTACATGAAAAACACATTTATCTGTGGTGTGGGGATCAAACTCCCACACACACGCGTATTAGTCACCTGTTCCGATATGATCCGTGCCAGTGTGTGCGTGTCTAGTCTCCGCGCCGCCCTGGAGGCAGCACGTCGTCTCCAGGCAGCGCTCAGAGCGCAGCACTCCGCCTCGGGAGCGGCCGACAGACGGAGACTACACCAGCACATGAGACATTCAGATAGATGACACGCCAGTCGCAATATTATGTTCTTCACCAGTAAATAAGCAAGttatatgacaaaatattaagtaatgtaTTCAGCACTCACAAGCAGCTCTTCAACCCAGgtattatttgataatcaGCAAAAACTTAAACAGTTACTATACATCTCTTTATTCGCAAGCGTTTTTTGGCTGCAaaaatggatatatttttcaaagatCAAAGTTATCTATTATCGTTACCGTTCTGAAATCAGGCTATTTCTCgcccaaaaatatttgatgccTATAGTAACGTCGgcttttacaaaatatgtttaaaagacgactttttttattttattcaatcgCTGGGACGTGTTATTGACAAAATGATCTCACCGACTAAACAATCTCCTCAGTGAGTCTAGCAGGTCTCTGAGGGCTGAAACGGAGGCGCAGGGCCCGAGGTCTACGTCACGAGCTACGGACAGAAGCTGCAGCATTGCTTCGCTCGCTGGACGACCTCCCAGCTCACTGCGACACGAACTCTCTAGTGACTCGAGACATCTGGTGAGAGAGAGGGAGATAGTGAGAGAGGGAGACGACAATAACTCGCCAGCTCCAGATCTATCATGCAGAATGTCCCGTATACTGCTATCATATaaacgtatgtatatattcttaCCTCTGTAAAGTACCGAAGTAGCTAACCTTCAAGCAGTCAACAAATTTCACTAGcttcaaacttattttttgACTCAGTCTTGAaagaactgaaaataaaaattaaataatacgtaAAATCATacttagtataaatataatgtaatgtgagaaatataaaactacccGATAACGTAACATGTAAgcattttagtattttttgtttggttGGAGGGGGGGGGGACTATTGAACATAACTTTCCAAATTCATGAACCTGTGACCTACCAGTATGTTGTACGTCCAACGCTGCTTGTTTAGTGGACACACGAGCACACGATGACGTACAACTTGACGGTGACATctggaaaaaaaacatatatatatatatatatatatatatatatatatggaataaCTATTTGGCTTCTTCTTGGTTACTAATCACTAGTTTAATCTATGGAAAAAACATTGTGGGGGAAAATAACTTATCCTGAGTTGATTTCATTGTTAGAAAAAGGCTAAATCAGCCATGACACGAAACGATATCATTAACTTATGTAAAGGCAGTTACTTTGATtactatgtattaatattgttttcctAACGAACTCTAATAAGGAGGAAGATATTTTGTtagattaaaaagttataactgAAAATccgagtattattttttattgcaggatttttttcttatgacaGATTATACAACTGAACGGTTCAAAGGATAAAAGTTATCCGGGTTTCATTCTGTACTAGTTCGCTAACCCGACTCCACTCGCTACTGGGATTCTCTTCATTGGAGTGTATGATTTCGAAGTCATCGAAATTATAACTATCATAGGACACGGCCTCTTCGACATCCGAAGATACTTCTGGAACATCTGGCACCATGAGGTCTGATGGCTTCGCTACTTCTGTTAACCTTATTGATAGAGACTTGCTTCTggttgaatgaaaaattgaaCTGGATAGAGTGAAGCGCTTGTCCTGGTGACAGGGAAGGTCTGAAAGGAATTAccaacatacatacatacaacatGCTTTTTTGATATTGGGATAAACAAACAGACGAACGACTGGTCagtgtttgtataaaatgagACTATGGGATTATTTAAGTTCAGCATTGGCATTTCATTAAAGAATGCtggtaacaaatttaaatagaaacgaAAGTAGTTATGATGAGGGCTTAAATCACATTGGTCATAATTTGTGTTCATAACAGATATATTATCTACACCTCTCATTCACCCCTCTATGTCTATCTCTGTCTATAGCCGTATCATCCTCTGTAGTATTATCAAGGTACCGTGTTGTCTCACCGTCCACGCTCCAGTCCATGTCGTTGATGTCTGTCTGTATTTCGTCCAACACTTCCTGCATCATCTGAACCAGCTCTCGTTTTTTATCGCCCTGTGagaatttatcatttatagtcTGTGGACAAAATACggggttatttaaattatgtactgCAACGAACATGAAAGGGtgatacttatatgtatatgatatatgGTCTGAGTTTGGGaaccaaaaaattttatatataagatagaCTATTATAAGAACAATATATTATCGGGTAAtcatgtttgaaatatactttcaagtaatttgtaattttttttgaagcaTCTGCTTGAATATGCGCCAAAGAAAGTCGCTACGAAAATTTGGACGCATAGAagaataatttacaaagatTGGGTTCCTTCAAATTTTTTTCAGCGTCCAGAAGTTGCTCACCTCGTACAGCTGTTGTTCCTGCTGGGCCACGTACTGTATCTTGCGAGGCACCACCTGCAACTCACGAGCCAGGTCGAACGACGCCAGGATGAACTGCTGGAGTAACTTCACGTGCAGCTGAAAATACACGGCTTAGAATTATAACTTGTTTGGAAATCTTCTAAGTTAGTGGGGATCGTGTTTTATGAATGCCATGAAtgtggttttaatttaatttattgcaagTATTTAgcttaatattactttcatatttaaaacagattGATTTTTGTGATAGTTAGGGATGAaacggttttattaaaaataaccaacGATTTTCTCTAGAACTATATCTCGTAACAGTCTTATAATACTAAGAGATTGCAGACTTTGACGGTTCATAATTCTTTGAAAGCTTAGttctttcatttcaaatttggttgggtagagagaggagcttggacggtggaggtgagcgtttaacgcgcgttagattgGGGCCCATTAATCCTACAACTGGCTCGCAAGTCCCagacactgttgaagctcctctccatgaatccatggaatgctgagaggtttcgtctcaatGTAGAATGTTTTGATTTCGATTTTGGTACTGGGATTATtcgttacaattttatatttctgctCAACTGATGCAAGGCATAGAGTAGTAGCTTCTTTGTTAGCTTAACGTTCACGACCAAATCATTCAATTGTAGCTCAAACGTAACACTTTCCGGTCATCAACAGCACAATAGGACACAAATTGTCTTTAACTTGcaaaaacttttaagaaaaatagaaatatatattactttactttGCAAACATAGGACAGGACGTGATTtatgatatacaaaaaaatatacagaagaATTGGTTATAACATTTTTGGAATCAAtaggatttaatataatgcacCCAAGaagtaaataatcatatattaaatgatgatcaatttagattaaattaatttatttaatcatttaaggCAAGACAAGAATTTGTTTCTCAATCACGCGAAAACGTAATGGACTAATGTACGGAACGTCCTCGAACGTATCAGCTAGTGTTTGTCCTATACAAAAATGAAGAAatggataaaaatattgaaacaagaACGACTAGTACTACGACCTACCTCACTCAGCCGAGTGCATTGATCCAACAAGTAGGTCTGTG harbors:
- the LOC116775848 gene encoding dual serine/threonine and tyrosine protein kinase-like, whose amino-acid sequence is MAGGAWRRSAARARTLRNLLRDTTRALQEIQDVLTVDPEVERTIQDITSQSSRPTALVVMGCSPSARARLLNCLLGRRLLPENLPRGSKWLHIQYGATTQAHLTVGNSEFELVEVLECNQGPWDTLPVQDIARQDHTDLGTMLEVEINNSFLKDGLKIIVPPDVMDPGMSDYATLKHLNADLYQRRETILKSYSPVYLYALDKFGTNIFNDNICNKMDSSRNEDDFWSTFNLYYMLNNEKVEKKVEMSEDLWKEAADSVFSAENCLDLHQIKDIDSSSQVFFVLFSDSRAEEKLRDPQSDATESTESVYNSEELPESDQLMKVVGRECSIRRLHEEHAAFMNDLLDQWELITSPPKKHHVKSQWTILNDKELFRTVDKEDNKRKKDDNDVTVKNRSSLLNLILKFATETSQTYLLDQCTRLSELHVKLLQQFILASFDLARELQVVPRKIQYVAQQEQQLYETINDKFSQGDKKRELVQMMQEVLDEIQTDINDMDWSVDDLPCHQDKRFTLSSSIFHSTRSKSLSIRLTEVAKPSDLMVPDVPEVSSDVEEAVSYDSYNFDDFEIIHSNEENPSSEWSRMSPSSCTSSCARVSTKQAALDVQHTVLSRLSQKISLKLVKFVDCLKVSYFGTLQRCLESLESSCRSELGGRPASEAMLQLLSVARDVDLGPCASVSALRDLLDSLRRLFSRLRLSAAPEAECCALSAAWRRRAASRAARRLDTHTLARIISEQILERLSVAHERYQSALNSLETALASRLHHTEDVKLAIRKKFAPSFARLCLESTSMCDLLMYGMPELGREIGRGQYGVVYSVRGSWAGHSPAAVKSVLPADTRHYRELAMEFFYTRSIPAHPRIVRLLGSLVQRGTSPCVLLVSQRFTRDLHAAVRHGLPFDTRMRIACDIVEGIRYLHSLGLVHRDVKLKNVLLDSCCRAALSDLGFCTAGALLSGSVVGTPVHMAPELLAGNYHSGVDVYAFGVLFWYLCAGNIKLPSAFEAFQNKEQLWSKVKRGLRPERLPYFSDACWDLMQACWASEPEQRALLGDVQPRLERILEEARERGEGEERDKDGGKRYDEEEDSLDMTGLEQFRY